In the genome of Nocardioides marmoribigeumensis, one region contains:
- a CDS encoding PEP/pyruvate-binding domain-containing protein produces MTTTMLTPLAQATDAGAYGGKAAQLASALDAGLPVPTGFALDWATVREVVGGDPRALSWLEAVTDARPWAVRSSAIGEDSAEASFAGTHLTVLGVVGLERVLDAVRQVHDSAHDEAAATYRRQHGLDPAPRMAVVLQPMIASEVAGVLFTRNPVTGADERVVEASWGLGETVVSGLVSPDQYRLATDDGRVLGRWAGEKDVAMVLQPDGSVAELPVSADQVDAWCLDEHQLLQLHGLAEHCDRVFGTLEHDIEFAFAGDRLHLLQRRPITHG; encoded by the coding sequence GTGACGACGACCATGCTCACGCCCCTGGCACAGGCGACCGACGCCGGGGCCTACGGCGGCAAGGCCGCCCAGCTGGCGTCCGCGCTGGACGCAGGACTGCCCGTGCCCACCGGCTTCGCGCTCGACTGGGCGACGGTCCGCGAGGTCGTCGGCGGCGACCCCCGCGCACTGTCCTGGCTCGAGGCGGTCACCGACGCGCGTCCCTGGGCCGTCCGGTCGAGCGCGATCGGTGAGGACTCGGCCGAGGCCTCCTTCGCCGGCACCCACCTGACCGTCCTGGGCGTCGTCGGGCTCGAGCGCGTCCTGGACGCGGTCAGACAGGTCCACGACTCTGCGCACGACGAGGCAGCCGCGACCTATCGTCGGCAGCACGGCCTCGACCCGGCGCCACGGATGGCGGTGGTGCTCCAGCCGATGATCGCCTCCGAGGTGGCGGGCGTCCTCTTCACCAGGAACCCCGTGACGGGCGCGGACGAGCGCGTGGTCGAGGCCAGCTGGGGCCTGGGCGAGACCGTGGTGAGCGGGTTGGTGAGCCCGGACCAGTACCGCCTCGCCACCGACGACGGCCGGGTGCTCGGCCGGTGGGCGGGCGAGAAGGACGTCGCGATGGTGCTCCAGCCGGACGGGAGCGTGGCCGAGCTGCCCGTGTCGGCGGACCAGGTCGACGCCTGGTGCCTCGACGAGCACCAGCTCCTCCAGCTGCACGGGCTCGCGGAGCACTGCGACCGCGTCTTCGGCACCCTCGAGCACGACATCGAGTTCGCCTTCGCCGGTGACCGGCTGCACCTGCTCCAGCGCCGACCGATCACCCATGGCTGA
- a CDS encoding YhgE/Pip domain-containing protein — MRIPTLPVSAADVLRGLATHRVLVGVLLLPTFLGALVVWSLGDRAEETERIPAAVVNLDKPVLEKGEQPVAAGRALAAGLTKPTGKQDPTLGWTLTDAEDASKGLADGDYYAVITIPEGFSRQIYRSLHGTAPAKARIQVRSNTASSALIGRISDQVARVSADELGQRVTTSYLGQVFKQTGEIGPKLGQAADGADKLADGSRKLSSGTQSLADGLGTLASGADRLSSGNDELASGASRLAKGTGTAASGGDRLADGLARLDAGTNSLPRDTDRLADGAKQLSDGVVPYTRIVSGWARACADPIILARAPQLCVATERAAGPGDRNAEQLASGSRRLAAGTRRLADAMPALESGIDAAASGARQLASGLVRLEGGTTKLAGGADELASGASQLASGARKASSGASQLASGGEKLGHGSTQLASGLQKGASQVPAYDAQEGRDLARVIAAPVAARAATVGETPDGATQLAPGAIAFVLWLGAFVTYLVRPALPTWLLGRATSASRVSLGGLRPGVLVGAVQAVLLYVALLALGADFGSPGLTLVLMLVAAAGFAAVNQGLVAVFGRRRGWIASIAFAGLQLAALGGVIPVDTAPEPLQLLNDVLPMTQAADALAVSVLDGPGSVLGSAAVVVLWALVAFGATVLAARKAQQLDVHELVVEERERELELA; from the coding sequence GTGAGGATCCCGACCCTGCCCGTGTCCGCGGCCGACGTGCTCCGCGGGCTCGCCACGCACCGCGTGCTGGTGGGTGTGCTGCTGCTCCCCACCTTCCTGGGCGCCCTCGTGGTGTGGTCGCTCGGCGACCGCGCCGAGGAGACCGAGCGCATCCCGGCTGCCGTGGTCAACCTCGACAAGCCGGTGCTGGAGAAGGGCGAGCAGCCCGTCGCCGCGGGTCGAGCACTCGCTGCCGGCCTGACCAAGCCGACCGGCAAGCAGGACCCCACGCTGGGGTGGACGCTCACCGACGCGGAGGACGCGTCGAAGGGCCTCGCGGACGGCGACTACTACGCCGTCATCACGATCCCCGAGGGGTTCTCCCGGCAGATCTACCGGTCGCTGCACGGCACGGCGCCGGCCAAGGCCCGCATCCAGGTGCGGTCCAACACGGCGTCGTCGGCGCTGATCGGACGGATCAGCGACCAGGTCGCCCGCGTCTCGGCCGACGAGCTCGGGCAGCGGGTGACCACCTCCTACCTCGGCCAGGTCTTCAAGCAGACCGGCGAGATCGGGCCCAAGCTCGGTCAGGCGGCCGACGGTGCGGACAAGCTCGCCGACGGCTCGCGCAAGCTCTCCTCCGGCACGCAGTCCCTCGCCGACGGCCTGGGCACGCTGGCCTCGGGCGCCGACCGGCTCTCGTCCGGCAACGACGAGCTCGCCTCCGGTGCGTCCCGGCTCGCGAAGGGCACCGGCACGGCCGCGTCCGGCGGCGACCGGCTCGCCGACGGCCTGGCGCGTCTCGACGCCGGCACGAACTCTCTGCCGCGTGACACGGACCGTCTCGCGGACGGCGCGAAGCAGCTCTCCGACGGCGTGGTGCCCTACACCAGGATCGTCAGCGGGTGGGCCAGGGCCTGCGCCGACCCGATCATCCTGGCTCGCGCGCCGCAGCTGTGCGTGGCGACGGAGCGCGCCGCCGGCCCGGGCGACCGCAACGCCGAGCAGCTCGCCTCCGGCTCGCGCCGGCTGGCCGCCGGCACCCGCCGCCTCGCCGACGCCATGCCTGCGCTGGAGTCCGGCATCGACGCCGCCGCCTCGGGGGCCCGCCAGCTCGCCAGTGGGTTGGTGAGACTCGAGGGCGGCACGACCAAGCTCGCCGGGGGAGCGGACGAGCTCGCCTCCGGCGCCTCCCAGCTCGCCTCCGGCGCCCGCAAGGCGTCGTCCGGCGCCTCCCAGCTGGCCTCCGGCGGGGAGAAGCTCGGCCACGGCTCCACCCAGCTCGCCTCCGGCCTGCAGAAGGGCGCCAGCCAGGTGCCGGCGTACGACGCCCAGGAGGGCCGTGACCTCGCCCGGGTGATCGCCGCTCCCGTGGCTGCCCGCGCCGCGACGGTGGGGGAGACCCCGGACGGCGCGACCCAGCTCGCCCCGGGCGCGATCGCCTTCGTGCTCTGGCTCGGTGCGTTCGTCACCTACCTCGTGCGACCAGCGCTCCCGACCTGGCTCCTGGGCCGCGCGACCTCCGCCTCCCGGGTCTCGCTCGGGGGCCTCCGCCCCGGGGTGCTCGTCGGCGCGGTCCAGGCGGTCCTGCTGTACGTCGCCCTGCTCGCGCTGGGCGCCGACTTCGGCTCCCCGGGGCTCACCCTCGTGCTCATGCTCGTCGCGGCCGCCGGCTTCGCCGCGGTCAACCAGGGCCTCGTCGCCGTCTTCGGCCGGCGCCGCGGCTGGATCGCCTCCATCGCCTTCGCCGGCCTCCAGCTCGCGGCGCTGGGTGGGGTCATCCCGGTCGACACCGCGCCCGAGCCGCTCCAGCTGCTCAACGACGTCCTGCCGATGACGCAGGCCGCCGACGCGCTCGCCGTCTCCGTCCTGGACGGTCCGGGCTCGGTCCTCGGCTCCGCGGCCGTGGTGGTGCTGTGGGCGCTGGTCGCCTTCGGCGCCACCGTCCTCGCCGCCCGCAAGGCGCAGCAGCTCGACGTGCACGAGCTGGTGGTCGAGGAGCGCGAGCGGGAGCTCGAGCTCGCCTGA
- a CDS encoding PEP-utilizing enzyme has product MRRRHRAAARAIRDKLWREDLAHWDKVDKPAAIEGHRAIQSVDVATLSDAELADHVDRCAQHVVDAAYLHHKYTIPACLPAGDFLAGAIGWTGASVGELMTLLRGRSAISRGFAADELDTAAKAITRSDSARAVLGSAGDPESVLAELTAHPEAGPAVSAYVEAVRWRCVGYDLGDKAAGELPGTLVEALRTSLAGTGAAGQDDDAALQVMRDRVPAQHREDFDDRLAEVRLMYRLRDERGVFSDGWAAGLARRALLEAGRRLAAKGSVDDPEHAVDLTAEEVRALLLGTGTGPSAEAVAERFAWRTTMTTSDAPPFLRAAPPPPPPAEWFPAPARRTAEAMNVFLDSLFGVPETPNSDTVLTGLAVNTGVYEGTARLVDGSDDFARIRQGDVLVTRMTSPYFNVVLPMLGAIVTDRGGQLCHAAIVAREYGIPGIVGTRDATRTIRDGDRVRVDGSTGEVHVLA; this is encoded by the coding sequence ATGAGGCGTCGGCACCGGGCCGCGGCCCGAGCCATCCGCGACAAGCTGTGGCGCGAGGACCTGGCGCACTGGGACAAGGTCGACAAGCCGGCTGCGATCGAGGGCCATCGCGCGATCCAGTCCGTCGACGTCGCCACCCTGTCGGACGCCGAGCTGGCGGACCACGTCGACCGGTGCGCGCAGCACGTCGTCGATGCCGCCTACCTCCACCACAAGTACACGATCCCCGCGTGCCTGCCCGCCGGCGACTTCCTCGCCGGCGCGATCGGCTGGACCGGAGCGTCCGTCGGCGAGCTGATGACGCTGCTCCGGGGCCGCTCCGCCATCTCGCGCGGGTTCGCGGCCGACGAGCTCGACACCGCGGCCAAGGCGATCACGAGGTCCGACTCGGCCCGAGCGGTCCTCGGCTCCGCCGGTGACCCGGAGAGCGTCCTCGCCGAGCTCACCGCCCACCCCGAGGCAGGCCCCGCGGTCTCGGCCTACGTCGAGGCCGTCCGCTGGCGCTGTGTCGGCTACGACCTGGGTGACAAGGCGGCCGGCGAGCTGCCCGGCACGCTCGTGGAGGCTCTCCGCACCAGCCTGGCCGGCACCGGCGCCGCCGGGCAGGACGACGACGCGGCCCTGCAGGTGATGCGTGATCGCGTCCCGGCCCAGCACCGGGAGGACTTCGACGACCGGCTGGCAGAGGTGCGCCTGATGTACCGGTTGCGCGACGAACGCGGCGTGTTCAGCGACGGCTGGGCCGCGGGTCTGGCACGCCGTGCGCTGCTCGAGGCGGGCCGCCGACTGGCGGCGAAGGGCTCGGTGGACGATCCCGAGCACGCGGTCGACCTCACCGCTGAGGAGGTCCGCGCGCTGCTGCTGGGCACCGGCACCGGCCCGTCGGCAGAGGCGGTGGCGGAGAGGTTCGCCTGGCGGACGACGATGACCACGTCGGACGCGCCACCGTTCCTCCGGGCGGCCCCTCCGCCGCCCCCACCGGCCGAGTGGTTCCCGGCACCCGCCCGACGTACGGCCGAGGCGATGAACGTCTTCCTCGACTCGCTCTTCGGTGTGCCCGAGACGCCGAACTCCGACACCGTCCTGACCGGCCTCGCGGTCAACACCGGGGTCTACGAAGGCACGGCGCGGCTGGTCGACGGGTCCGACGACTTCGCTCGCATCCGTCAAGGTGACGTGCTCGTGACGAGGATGACCTCGCCCTACTTCAACGTGGTGCTGCCGATGCTCGGCGCGATCGTCACCGATCGCGGGGGGCAGCTCTGCCACGCCGCGATCGTGGCCCGCGAGTACGGCATCCCCGGCATCGTCGGCACCCGCGACGCGACCCGCACGATCCGCGACGGAGACCGGGTGCGGGTCGACGGGTCGACGGGCGAGGTGCACGTCCTGGCGTGA
- a CDS encoding MFS transporter codes for MADQTAGLRPRTVVVGIVGALMTASLMPLNSTMVAVAVPSIAQTVGHGAAAVTQAVVSTYLIAAIALQSPGGKLGDRLGHWRVLTIGQAVVGGGAVLGFLATSLPVLAGARVLMATGGALAVPATLALLRVSLPPDRRGRAFGTFGAVMALAAALGPVVGGILVDAFGWEAVFVVNVPVLAVAAFLVASATRAPEVRRTGRFDTRGSISLTVTLLLLVLAAQQRGVTSVVLLLAGVGAGIVFATLERRAEDPVVAFDLFASRSFAAGTLLICLQNLVMYALLVEIPLVLDARFDLGARATGLILIWLMVAMVVTSLVAGRLTEQVGARALAVTGSLICLVALVVLRVVDLSSAGQVRLPLALLGVGLGLCGPAAQTASLSAIASSRSGMAAGVSSTMRYLGGVVGIAFLGRALDLDGTRADVLGEHHHVVEVFLGVLVLGLLCATRLPGAAGPRQTSRRVRRPTSRSTS; via the coding sequence ATGGCTGACCAGACCGCTGGTCTGCGCCCCCGCACGGTCGTCGTCGGGATCGTCGGCGCCCTGATGACGGCGAGCCTCATGCCGCTCAACTCGACCATGGTGGCGGTCGCGGTGCCGTCGATCGCGCAGACCGTGGGGCACGGGGCGGCGGCGGTCACGCAGGCGGTCGTCTCGACGTACCTGATCGCTGCGATCGCGCTGCAGAGCCCGGGCGGCAAGCTGGGTGACCGGTTGGGCCACTGGCGAGTGCTGACGATCGGGCAGGCGGTCGTCGGCGGCGGTGCGGTGCTGGGGTTCCTCGCCACGAGCCTGCCGGTGCTGGCCGGAGCCCGGGTGCTGATGGCCACGGGGGGCGCCCTCGCCGTCCCGGCGACCCTCGCCCTGCTGCGGGTGTCGCTGCCGCCCGATCGGCGTGGTCGGGCCTTCGGGACGTTCGGTGCCGTGATGGCGCTGGCGGCTGCGCTCGGACCCGTCGTCGGCGGCATCCTGGTGGACGCCTTCGGGTGGGAGGCGGTCTTCGTCGTCAACGTGCCGGTGCTCGCGGTGGCCGCGTTCCTCGTCGCATCGGCGACCAGAGCCCCTGAGGTGCGGCGCACGGGCAGGTTCGACACCCGCGGATCGATCTCCCTGACCGTGACCCTGCTTCTCCTGGTCCTGGCCGCCCAGCAACGTGGCGTCACCTCCGTCGTGCTGCTGCTCGCCGGGGTGGGTGCGGGCATCGTCTTCGCCACCCTGGAACGGCGGGCCGAGGACCCGGTCGTCGCGTTCGACCTCTTCGCCTCGCGGTCCTTCGCCGCCGGCACTCTGCTGATCTGCCTGCAGAACCTCGTGATGTACGCGTTGCTCGTCGAGATCCCCCTGGTGCTCGACGCACGCTTCGACCTCGGGGCCCGGGCGACCGGACTGATCTTGATCTGGTTGATGGTGGCGATGGTCGTCACCTCGCTCGTCGCGGGCCGGCTGACCGAGCAGGTCGGCGCACGCGCCCTCGCGGTGACGGGATCGTTGATCTGCCTGGTGGCCCTGGTGGTGCTGCGCGTGGTCGACCTCAGCTCGGCCGGTCAGGTGCGCCTGCCGCTCGCCCTCCTCGGTGTGGGGCTGGGCCTGTGTGGACCAGCGGCCCAGACCGCGTCACTGTCCGCCATCGCCTCGAGCCGCAGCGGCATGGCCGCCGGGGTCAGCTCGACCATGCGCTACCTCGGTGGCGTGGTCGGCATCGCGTTCCTGGGCAGGGCTCTCGACCTTGACGGCACCAGGGCCGACGTGCTCGGCGAGCACCACCACGTGGTGGAGGTGTTCCTCGGCGTGCTGGTCCTGGGGCTGCTGTGTGCCACGCGGCTCCCGGGTGCGGCCGGGCCCCGTCAGACCAGCCGGCGGGTCAGAAGACCGACCAGTCGGAGTACGTCGTGA
- a CDS encoding MMPL family transporter: protein MSSFLFRLGRAVSRRARRVVALWLLVLVGVGAVAGLLGGQLRDDLSIPGTESQAGLDVLDTRFPELTGTLGQVVFGAPRGGRISDYRAVVDRRIKAIEDVDHVRFASHPFEKGQRALSISEDGRYALVQVQLDLPLEKVTPQVRDDIGEAARGSASSASSAAPTVHLGGQMFTTTSTPVSVTEAVGLVVALVVLLMTLGSFVAAGIPLLTAVLGVGITMSGVLVLARFFAINSSTPSLAIMIGLAVGIDYALFIAARHRAQLAEGMEVEESVARSVATAGSAVIFAGATVIVALCGLVVARIPFLTVMGFAGATAVAVAVLIAVTLVPAALALGGERLRPRKPTAAAGPRRRRTLGDRWVGLVTARPALTVGVALAGLVLLALPAKDLALGLPDVGSHEKGSTERTTYDLISREYGAGFNGPLLVVVDIIRTTDPVGVMRKIGDDVEKVPGVDAVALTTPNRKADLGIVQVIPEHGQTDPRTSQLVRDLRAAGPGIEKKYDVSDLMVTGQTAVTIDVSDRLAGALLPFGLVVVGFSLLLLMLVFRSVWVPVKATLGYLFSVAASFGAVVLVFQEGHLAELLNVEKEGPVLSFLPIILMGVLFGLAMDYEVFLVSRMREDWVHHRDAAGAIRRGFTSSARVVTAAAVIMVAVFASFVPEGDASVKPMAFGLAVGVLVDAFVVRMTLVPAVLALLGERAWWLPTWLEQRLPRLDIEGEGLTAHLEHEEWTASHGPATVRAEGLRVVDPTTGASLVPGLSLTLAPGQVVVLTGSVAQRRAALSVVSGRLRPSSGRVVVLDRMVPEESAWVRSRVAVDTTVPSRDPREPLVLLDLANGGIGRSADDVRRLAESGVAVLVACPAESLDDPVLERLGAPAVVPLSGSDREEVLA from the coding sequence ATGTCGTCGTTCCTCTTCCGCCTCGGCCGCGCGGTCTCGCGCCGCGCCCGGCGGGTCGTCGCCCTCTGGCTGCTGGTGCTGGTGGGCGTGGGAGCGGTCGCCGGGCTGCTCGGCGGCCAGCTGCGCGACGACCTCTCGATCCCCGGCACTGAGTCCCAGGCGGGGCTCGACGTGCTCGACACCCGCTTCCCCGAGCTCACCGGCACGCTGGGCCAGGTCGTCTTCGGCGCGCCCCGGGGTGGACGGATCTCCGACTACCGCGCGGTCGTCGATCGTCGGATCAAGGCGATCGAGGACGTCGACCACGTCCGTTTCGCCTCGCACCCGTTCGAGAAGGGCCAGCGGGCACTCTCGATCTCGGAGGACGGCCGCTACGCCCTCGTGCAGGTCCAGCTCGACCTCCCGCTGGAGAAGGTGACGCCACAGGTCCGCGACGACATCGGCGAGGCCGCGCGGGGCTCCGCGTCCTCCGCCTCCTCCGCGGCCCCCACCGTCCACCTCGGCGGCCAGATGTTCACCACCACCTCGACCCCGGTCTCCGTGACCGAGGCCGTGGGACTGGTCGTCGCGCTCGTCGTGCTGCTGATGACGCTCGGGTCCTTCGTGGCGGCCGGGATCCCGCTGCTGACCGCGGTGCTCGGTGTCGGGATCACGATGTCCGGCGTCCTGGTGCTCGCCAGGTTCTTCGCGATCAACTCCTCCACCCCGTCGCTGGCGATCATGATCGGCCTCGCGGTCGGCATCGACTACGCGCTGTTCATCGCCGCCCGTCACCGCGCCCAGCTCGCCGAGGGCATGGAGGTCGAGGAGTCGGTCGCCCGCTCGGTCGCGACCGCCGGCAGCGCGGTGATCTTTGCCGGCGCGACGGTGATCGTCGCGCTGTGCGGCCTCGTCGTCGCCCGGATCCCGTTCCTCACCGTCATGGGCTTCGCGGGCGCCACGGCCGTGGCGGTGGCGGTGCTCATCGCCGTCACCCTCGTCCCCGCCGCGCTGGCCCTGGGCGGCGAGCGCCTGCGGCCCAGGAAGCCGACCGCGGCCGCGGGACCACGCCGCCGCCGTACCCTCGGCGACCGCTGGGTCGGGCTGGTCACCGCCAGGCCGGCGCTGACCGTCGGCGTCGCGCTCGCCGGCTTGGTCCTCCTCGCGCTGCCCGCCAAGGACTTGGCCCTCGGTCTCCCCGACGTCGGGTCGCACGAGAAGGGCTCGACCGAGCGGACGACGTACGACCTGATCTCGCGGGAGTACGGCGCCGGCTTCAACGGTCCGCTGCTCGTGGTCGTCGACATCATCCGCACCACCGACCCGGTCGGGGTGATGAGGAAGATCGGCGACGACGTCGAGAAGGTGCCGGGGGTCGACGCGGTCGCGCTCACCACGCCCAACCGCAAGGCCGACCTCGGCATCGTCCAGGTGATCCCGGAGCACGGTCAGACCGACCCCCGCACCTCCCAGCTGGTCCGCGACCTGCGCGCGGCGGGCCCCGGCATCGAGAAGAAGTACGACGTCTCCGACCTCATGGTCACCGGGCAGACCGCGGTGACGATCGACGTCTCCGACCGCCTCGCGGGAGCCCTGCTGCCGTTCGGGCTCGTGGTCGTCGGCTTCTCGCTCCTCCTGCTGATGCTGGTGTTCCGGTCGGTGTGGGTGCCGGTGAAGGCGACGCTGGGCTACCTGTTCTCCGTCGCGGCGTCGTTCGGCGCGGTCGTCCTGGTGTTCCAGGAGGGGCACCTCGCCGAGCTGCTCAACGTGGAGAAGGAGGGGCCGGTCCTCTCGTTCCTGCCGATCATCCTGATGGGCGTCCTGTTCGGTCTGGCGATGGACTACGAGGTCTTCCTGGTCTCGCGGATGCGCGAGGACTGGGTGCACCACCGCGACGCGGCGGGGGCGATCCGTCGCGGCTTCACCTCGAGCGCGCGGGTGGTCACCGCGGCCGCGGTGATCATGGTCGCGGTGTTCGCCTCGTTCGTGCCCGAGGGCGACGCCTCGGTCAAGCCGATGGCGTTCGGCCTCGCCGTCGGCGTCCTCGTCGACGCCTTTGTCGTCAGGATGACTCTTGTCCCCGCCGTGCTCGCCCTCCTCGGTGAGCGGGCCTGGTGGCTGCCGACCTGGTTGGAGCAGCGCCTGCCCCGTCTCGACATCGAGGGCGAGGGGCTCACCGCCCACCTGGAGCACGAGGAGTGGACGGCCTCCCACGGTCCCGCCACAGTCCGGGCTGAGGGCCTGCGTGTGGTCGACCCGACCACCGGCGCGTCGCTGGTCCCGGGCCTGTCGCTCACCCTGGCCCCCGGCCAGGTCGTCGTCCTGACCGGCTCGGTCGCCCAGCGGCGGGCCGCCCTGTCCGTCGTCTCGGGCCGCCTGCGCCCCTCGAGCGGCCGCGTGGTCGTGCTCGACCGCATGGTGCCCGAGGAGTCGGCGTGGGTGCGGTCGCGCGTGGCCGTCGACACGACCGTCCCGAGCCGGGACCCGCGCGAGCCCCTGGTGCTGCTCGACCTCGCCAACGGCGGGATCGGCCGCTCCGCGGACGACGTACGCCGGCTGGCCGAGTCCGGCGTCGCGGTGCTCGTCGCCTGCCCGGCCGAGTCCCTCGACGACCCGGTGCTCGAGCGCTTGGGCGCCCCGGCCGTCGTACCCCTGTCCGGCTCCGACCGTGAGGAGGTCCTGGCGTGA
- a CDS encoding HNH endonuclease, which produces MPLRTESEWTAQMRGHADALVLLDPDASDQDLVDQLRVLEETKAKVAAAQVAITTRLAASQERAQRDAGVRPDKVGLGIGSQVALAKRESTFRGGAFVQFSKVLLRELPHTYAVLAAGRTTEWRARIVVKETVWLSPEHRAQLDAEIAPLLEGWGDRRVEQEVRTRAYRLDPRGFVERGATAAKDRRVTVRPAPDVMSNLSAHLPVAQGVAAYAALRKHADSLRAGGDERSVGQIMADTLVERITGQATAEAVPITVGLVMSDQTMFNAGDHSDEPAQVEGYGPIPADLARRLLLAADADADLWVQRLFTRPTTGELAAIDSKARFFRGALRKLVVARDRWCRTPWCEAPIRHGDHVVDRADGGPTSSRNGEGLCEACNYVYNAPGWSAAAAATGAHLVVTTTPTGHRYRSLPPDPPRTSDPPERVRRPIDYRFEGCVVDVA; this is translated from the coding sequence ATGCCGTTGAGGACCGAGAGCGAGTGGACCGCGCAGATGCGCGGTCACGCGGACGCCTTGGTCTTGCTCGACCCCGACGCCTCGGACCAGGACCTCGTCGACCAGCTGCGGGTGCTGGAGGAGACCAAGGCGAAGGTCGCAGCAGCGCAGGTGGCGATCACGACCCGGCTCGCCGCGTCCCAGGAGCGGGCCCAACGTGACGCGGGCGTCCGTCCGGACAAGGTCGGCCTCGGGATCGGCTCGCAGGTCGCGCTGGCCAAGCGCGAGTCCACCTTCCGCGGTGGGGCGTTCGTGCAGTTCTCGAAGGTCCTCCTCCGCGAGCTGCCCCACACCTACGCCGTCCTCGCGGCCGGGCGCACGACCGAGTGGCGGGCTCGCATCGTGGTCAAGGAGACGGTCTGGCTCTCCCCCGAGCATCGGGCACAGCTCGACGCCGAGATCGCCCCGCTGCTGGAGGGGTGGGGCGACCGACGGGTCGAGCAGGAGGTCAGGACCCGCGCGTACCGCCTCGACCCCCGCGGTTTCGTCGAGCGTGGTGCGACCGCGGCGAAGGATCGCAGGGTCACCGTGCGACCGGCTCCCGACGTCATGTCGAACCTCAGCGCTCACCTCCCCGTCGCCCAGGGCGTCGCGGCCTACGCCGCACTCCGGAAGCACGCTGACAGCCTCCGTGCCGGAGGTGACGAGCGGTCGGTCGGCCAGATCATGGCCGACACCCTCGTCGAGCGCATCACCGGCCAGGCGACCGCCGAGGCCGTGCCGATCACGGTCGGGCTGGTGATGAGCGACCAGACCATGTTCAACGCCGGCGACCACTCCGACGAGCCGGCGCAGGTGGAGGGCTACGGCCCCATCCCTGCCGACCTGGCCCGTCGTCTGCTCCTGGCGGCCGACGCCGACGCCGACCTGTGGGTGCAGCGCCTGTTCACGCGCCCCACGACCGGTGAGCTCGCGGCGATCGACTCCAAGGCGCGCTTCTTCCGAGGCGCGCTGCGCAAGCTCGTCGTCGCCCGTGACCGGTGGTGCCGCACCCCGTGGTGCGAAGCGCCGATCCGTCACGGCGACCACGTCGTCGACCGCGCTGACGGCGGACCGACCAGCAGCCGCAACGGCGAAGGGCTCTGCGAAGCCTGCAACTACGTCTACAACGCACCCGGATGGTCAGCCGCCGCTGCGGCGACGGGCGCGCATCTCGTGGTCACGACGACGCCAACCGGGCACCGCTATCGCAGCCTGCCGCCCGACCCGCCGCGCACCAGTGACCCTCCCGAACGTGTGCGCCGCCCGATCGACTACCGATTCGAAGGTTGTGTCGTCGACGTCGCCTGA
- a CDS encoding TetR/AcrR family transcriptional regulator produces MSASTTEAAPARRSRVNTRARLVEAAADVFADKPFGAVTVDDLVGAAGFTRGAFYSNFSSVREVFVLAYAQQSVLMLDEVNRVVDDTPEGEFHLSSIDQLFAALEPLGPRWFRLHQEFTLLAVRDEEARSLFLAHVEEFEGRMQRLFERILGLLGREPISDIASLSEALMALYQHSLGTQQLGAGHLTPEVLVGDLLPQLLIALSRPRSA; encoded by the coding sequence ATGTCCGCGAGCACGACGGAGGCCGCGCCCGCCCGCCGCAGCCGCGTGAACACCCGCGCCCGGCTCGTCGAGGCCGCGGCCGACGTCTTCGCCGACAAGCCGTTCGGTGCGGTGACGGTCGACGACCTCGTGGGGGCGGCCGGCTTCACGCGGGGCGCGTTCTACTCCAACTTCTCCTCGGTGCGGGAGGTCTTCGTCCTCGCCTACGCCCAGCAGTCGGTGCTCATGCTCGACGAGGTCAACCGGGTCGTGGACGACACCCCCGAGGGCGAGTTCCACCTCAGCTCGATCGACCAGCTCTTCGCCGCCCTCGAGCCCCTCGGGCCGCGCTGGTTCCGCCTCCACCAGGAGTTCACGCTGCTCGCCGTGCGCGACGAGGAGGCGCGGTCGTTGTTCCTCGCCCACGTCGAGGAGTTCGAGGGACGCATGCAACGGCTCTTCGAGCGCATCCTCGGCCTGCTGGGGCGCGAGCCGATCAGCGACATCGCGTCGCTGTCGGAGGCGCTGATGGCGCTCTACCAGCACAGCCTCGGCACCCAGCAGCTCGGCGCCGGCCACCTCACCCCCGAGGTGCTCGTCGGCGACCTGCTCCCCCAGCTGCTCATCGCGCTGTCCCGCCCGCGGAGCGCCTGA